CTCCCTCATCGACCTCTTAGACCAGATGGAGAGACGTGAGGGACGACATTGGGGATGAGGGAAGCGGAGCCGGGGGCATTGGTGCTCAAAGTGACTGACATCATGCCGGACAACTCTTTGCCTCCCGCGAGGTCTCAGGAGGATGGTGAGGGTTTACCTCCTCCCACCGCAGCCACTTCAAGCACTGTCGTTCCCCAGTTTCCCTAATGCCTGTCCGTCGTCAGGGTTTTTGGGACAACAGGCGGCGTGAGCTAACGGAGGCTCTGGTCCATCAGGTTTGTCACATTAGGCCGCTGCATCTCGATGAAGCAAGCGGCGCTGTTTGATGGTTTTGCGTTTGATCCTTTCCCTTTCCAGCGTGATGATATCGCCGCGCCCGAAGTAGACGTCGGCAGGGGTGAGATTGTCGAGGCTCTCGTGGTAGCGGCGGTGGTTGTAGTGATCGACGAACGCCGCGACCTGCTGCTCGAGATCACCCGGCAGGAAGTAGTTTTCGAGCAGGATGCGGTTCTTCAACGTCTGGTGCCATCGCTCGATCTTGCCTTGGGTCTGAGGATGGCAGGGCGCCCCGCGCGTATGTTCCATGCCCTTGTCGGATAGCCATGCGGCCAGGTCGGAAGAGACGTAAGAGGGGCCGTTGTCGGACAACAGCCGCGGCCGCTGCACCACCCTGGCGCTGTCGCAGCCAGAAGCCTGCAGCGCGATGGTCAGCGTGTCGGTGACGTCCTCGGCCTTCATCGTGGTGCACAGCTTCCAGGCGATGATGTAGCGAGAGAAGTCGTCGAGCACGGTCGACAGGTAGAACCACCCCCAGCCGATCACCTTCAAGTAGGTAAAGTCGGTCTGCCAGAGCTGGTTGGGCGCCGTCGTCTTGTCGTGGAACTCATCGGCGGCCTTGATGACGATGAAGGCGGGGCTGGTGATCAGGTCGTGGGCCTTGAGCAGGCGATAGACTGAGGATTCCGAGACGAAGTAGCCCCTCGTGTCGGTGAAGGTGACCGCCAGTTCCCGTGGCGACAGCTCCGGCTCGTTCAACGCCAGCTCAATGATCTGATCGCGTTTCTCCTCGGGGATGCGGTTCCAGACCCGGTTCGGCCGGGGCCTGCGATCCTCCAGCGCATCGACACCGCCGGCCAGGAAACGGTCATACCAGCGATTGAAGGTCGAGCGCGGAATACCGAGTTTTTGCAGCGTGCGCCGCGCCGACAGATGCGACTGCTCGACGAGCCGAATGATCTCCAGCTTCTCGGATGCGGGGTATCTCATTCGTCGTCGCCCCCATCCGCAATCATGCTTTTTTTAAGAATCCGCAGTTCCAGCGCCTGCTCGGCGACGACCTCCTTGAGATCGCGCGCCTCCTTGCGCAGAACCTTCACCTCGTCGCTGGTGGCGGCGCGCGCCGTATCCCCGGCAAGCCGCTTCTTGCCGGCTTCCAGGAATTCCTTCGACCAGGTGTAATAAAGGCTCTCCGCGATCCCCTCGCGCCGGCACAGCGCCGCGATCGACTCTTCGCCGCGCAAGCCCTCCAGCACGATGCGGATCTTCTCCTCGGCCGAATATTGCTTGCGGGTTGCGCGGCGGATGTCTTTGATGACCTGCTCTGCCGGCGCTTTCCCGGTTCCGGATTTCTGTCTCATCTTCGCTCCTTTGAAAGGCTACGATGAACCAGAAATCCTCCGTTCTCAGTTAAGCCGATTTGGTCCCATCAGTGCTGACGCCGGACAGGCACCGCCGCCTGCTAGCCAATCTTGTGGCCACCCTCTTCGTGGCAAGCGCAGCCGTGGCAATATTTGCCCTGGCCTTCGGGCCGGCCTTGCTCCGGTAGGATCACCACTCCTCCCCGACGATCTTTAGGCGAGTAACGCCGCCGTGCTGCCAATGGAAATCTAGAGCCGGCCCCGGCCCATCCCAATGCACTACCACGCGCTCAAAGAGTTGCCTTAACGCGGCATTTGCCGCCGCAGCATCCAAGGGGTCTCTGGCCATTGCTTCCCGGAGGCCACGCAAGAGGGCCTCCCTTGAGACCACATTGCGGCCAGCCTCCAAGGCCGCCATCTCTTGCTCCTCCCGCCTGACTTGTGCCAGCC
The window above is part of the Aquamicrobium sp. genome. Proteins encoded here:
- a CDS encoding IS3 family transposase (programmed frameshift), with product MRQKSGTGKAPAEQVIKDIRRATRKQYSAEEKIRIVLEGLRGEESIAALCRREGIAESLYYTWSKEFLEAGKKRLAGDTARAATSDEVKVLRKEARDLKEVVAEQALELRILKKKHDCGWGRRRMRYPASEKLEIIRLVEQSHLSARRTLQKLGIPRSTFNRWYDRFLAGGVDALEDRRPRPNRVWNRIPEEKRDQIIELALNEPELSPRELAVTFTDTRGYFVSESSVYRLLKAHDLITSPAFIVIKAADEFHDKTTAPNQLWQTDFTYLKVIGWGWFYLSTVLDDFSRYIIAWKLCTTMKAEDVTDTLTIALQASGCDSARVVQRPRLLSDNGPSYVSSDLAAWLSDKGMEHTRGAPCHPQTQGKIERWHQTLKNRILLENYFLPGDLEQQVAAFVDHYNHRRYHESLDNLTPADVYFGRGDIITLERERIKRKTIKQRRLLHRDAAA